From Dasypus novemcinctus isolate mDasNov1 chromosome 19, mDasNov1.1.hap2, whole genome shotgun sequence, a single genomic window includes:
- the FZD10 gene encoding LOW QUALITY PROTEIN: frizzled-10 (The sequence of the model RefSeq protein was modified relative to this genomic sequence to represent the inferred CDS: deleted 4 bases in 4 codons) produces the protein MPRPGPRLWLVLQVMGACAAISSMDMERPGDGKCQPVEIPMCKDIGYNLTRMPNLMGHENQREAAIQLHEFAPLVEYGCHGHLRFFLCSLYAPMCTEQVSAPIPACRVMCEQARLKCSPIMEQFNFRWPDSLDCGKLPNKNDPNYLCMEAPSNGSDEPARGSGLFPPLFRPQRPPGAHEPQPRDWAPGRGACDNPGKFHHVEKSASCAPLCAPGVDVYWSRDDKRVAAVWLAVWSVLCFVSSAFTVLTFLIDPSRFRYPERPIIFLSMCYCVYSVGYIIRLFAGAESIACDRDSGQLYVIQEGLESTGCTLVFLVLYYFGMASSLWWVILTLTWFLAAGKKWGHEAIEAHSSYFHLAAWAIPAVKTILILLMRRVAGDELTGVCYVGGQDAAALAGFVLVPLTCYLVAGTSFILSGFVALFHIRRVMKTGGENTDKLEKLMVRIGVFSVLYTVPATCVIACYLYERLNVGHWRALAAQHGCRARGEAEPPDCRLGASIPALEVSLLKLSMLLVVGVTSGMWVWTTKTLQSWQLVCSRRLRRDGRRKPGGVLAGGLCEKAQPLPKAHPREIRGPRPASTCV, from the exons ATGCCGCGCCCGGGTCCCCGC CTGTGGCTGGTGCTGCAGGTGATGGGCGCG TGCGCCGCCATCAGCTCCATGGACATGGAGCGCCCCGGCGACGGCAAGTGCCAGCCCGTGGagatccccatgtgcaaggacatCGGCTACAACCTGACCCGCATGCCCAACCTGATG GGCCACGAGAACCAGCGCGAGGCGGCCATCCAGCTGCACGAGTTCGCGCCGCTGGTGGAGTACGGCTGCCACGGGCACCTCCGCTTCTTCCTGTGCTCGCTCTACGCGCCCATGTGCACCGAGCAGGTCTCCGCCCCGATCCCCGCCTGCCGGGTCATGTGCGAGCAGGCCCGGCTCAAGTGCTCGCCCATCATGGAGCAGTTCAACTTCAGGTGGCCGGACTCTCTCGACTGCGGCAAGCTCCCCAACAAGAACGACCCCAACTACCTGTGCATGGAGGCCCCCAGCAACGGCTCGGACGAGCCGGCGCGCGGCTCGGGGCTCTTCCCGCCGCTCTTCAGGCCGCAGCGGCCG CCCGGCGCGCACGAGCCCCAGCCGAGGGACTGGGCGCCGGGGCGCGGCGCCTGCGACAACCCCGGCAAGTTCCACCACGTGGAGAAGAGCGCGTCGTGCGCGCCGCTCTGCGCGCCCGGCGTGGACGTGTACTGGAGCCGCGACGACAAGCGCGTCGCGGCCGTCTGGCTGGCCGTGTGGTCGGTGCTGTGCTTCGTGTCCAGCGCCTTCACGGTGCTCACCTTCCTCATCGACCCCAGCCGCTTCCGCTACCCTGAGCGCCCCATCATCTTCCTCTCCATGTGCTACTGCGTCTACTCCGTGGGCTACATCATCCGCCTGTTCGCGGGCGCCGAGAGCATCGCCTGCGACCGGGACAGCGGGCAGCTCTACGTCATCCAGGAGGGCCTGGAGAGCACGGGGTGCACGCTCGTCTTCCTGGTGCTCTACTACTTCGGCATGGCCAGCTCGCTCTGGTGGGTCATCCTCACGCTCACCTGGTTCCTGGCCGCCGGCAAGAAGTGGGGCCACGAGGCCATCGAGGCCCACAGCAGCTACTTCCACCTGGCCGCCTGGGCCATCCCGGCCGTGAAGACCATCCTGATCCTGCTGATGCGCAGGGTGGCGGGGGACGAGCTGACCGGCGTGTGCTACGTGGGCGGCCAGGACGCGGCGGCCCTGGCGGGCTTCGTGCTCGTCCCCCTGACCTGCTACCTGGTGGCGGGCACCTCCTTCATCCTCTCGGGCTTCGTGGCGCTCTTCCACATCCGCCGGGTGATGAAGACGGGCGGGGAGAACACGGACAAGCTGGAGAAGCTGATGGTGCGCATCGGCGTCTTCTCCGTGCTCTACACCGTGCCGGCCACCTGCGTCATCGCCTGCTACCTGTACGAGCGCCTCAACGTGGGCCACTGGAGGGCCCTGGCGGCGCAGCACGGCTGCCGCGCGCGCGGCGAGGCCGAGCCCCCCGACTGCCGCCTGGGCGCCTCCATCCCCGCCCTGGAGGTCTCTCTGCTGAAACTCTCCATGCTCCTGGTGGTGGGCGTCACCAGCGGCATGTGGGTCTGGACCACCAAGACGCTGCAGTCCTGGCAGCTCGTCTGCAGCCGGCGGCTCCGCCGGGACGGCCGCAGGAAGCCCGGGGGCGTCCTGGCCGGCGGGCTCTGCGAGaaggcccagcccctgcccaagGCCCACCCTCGGGAAATACGAGGTCCCCGCCCGGCCTCCACCTGCGTGTGA